In the Pseudanabaena sp. PCC 7367 genome, one interval contains:
- a CDS encoding pirin family protein gives MTVAIRKSAERGHANHGWLDSYHTFSFANYMDPAHMGFRDLRVINQDRVKGGMGFGAHGHRDMEIVTYVLDGALEHKDSMGNGEVMQPGDVQRMSAGTGIVHSEYNASITDPVHFLQIWIYPQDRGIKPGYVQKGFSRADKLNQLRLIVSPDGRDNSLTINQNTSIYASVLEPGAKVMHTVKPDRHAWVQIARGSATLNGQPLREGDGVAVSEAGDLEIAGQDEVEFLIFDLA, from the coding sequence ATGACCGTAGCGATCCGTAAATCCGCAGAAAGAGGACATGCCAATCATGGCTGGTTAGATTCATATCACACCTTCTCCTTTGCTAATTACATGGACCCGGCACATATGGGCTTTCGGGACTTAAGGGTAATTAATCAAGATCGGGTTAAAGGCGGAATGGGTTTTGGTGCCCACGGCCACCGCGATATGGAAATAGTTACTTATGTACTCGATGGGGCGCTTGAGCACAAAGACAGCATGGGCAATGGTGAGGTTATGCAGCCCGGTGATGTGCAGCGGATGAGTGCAGGCACTGGCATAGTTCACAGCGAATATAATGCATCGATCACAGACCCAGTCCATTTTCTGCAAATTTGGATCTATCCGCAGGATCGAGGCATTAAGCCAGGTTATGTACAAAAAGGGTTTAGTCGCGCCGATAAGCTAAATCAATTGCGTTTGATCGTCTCGCCCGATGGCAGGGATAATTCACTGACGATCAACCAGAACACTAGTATCTATGCCTCAGTCCTGGAACCCGGCGCTAAGGTTATGCATACTGTCAAGCCCGATCGCCATGCCTGGGTGCAGATCGCCCGTGGCAGCGCCACCTTGAACGGTCAACCACTCCGTGAAGGTGATGGCGTGGCGGTGAGCGAAGCTGGTGATTTAGAAATTGCTGGCCAAGATGAAGTGGAGTTTTTGATCTTCGATCTTGCCTAG
- a CDS encoding photosystem II reaction center protein J, producing the protein MLKNGRIPLWLVATIAGTGILVVVGLFFYGAYVGLGSAS; encoded by the coding sequence ATGCTTAAGAACGGTCGGATTCCTTTGTGGCTCGTTGCCACGATTGCTGGCACTGGCATATTAGTGGTAGTTGGTCTATTTTTCTACGGTGCTTATGTGGGGCTTGGTTCTGCGAGCTAG
- the psbE gene encoding cytochrome b559 subunit alpha — translation MAGTTGERPFGDIITSVRYWIIHSLTIPALFIAGWLFVSTGLAYDVFGTPRPNEYYTLDRSDAPVLLDRFNAIDDIEDFNDSLN, via the coding sequence ATGGCAGGTACAACGGGTGAAAGACCTTTTGGTGACATCATTACCAGTGTTCGTTACTGGATTATTCATAGCTTGACGATTCCGGCTTTGTTTATTGCTGGTTGGCTGTTTGTCAGTACTGGTCTGGCCTATGATGTTTTTGGCACCCCCAGACCAAACGAATACTACACCCTCGATCGCTCCGATGCACCAGTATTGCTGGATCGCTTTAATGCGATCGATGATATTGAAGATTTTAATGACTCGCTTAATTAA
- a CDS encoding potassium channel family protein, protein MTKKSRSLPFTKKRKASDQYLGYRIAAIWKFLERENILRLLCIIGVLVIISSFALAIVEPEISIHDAWWWSVVTVTTVGYGDISPSTPAGRLIAIFLMFLGIGLLATFSATIASVLVDKKLKEELGMSHCTYENHIVLCEWNHRMRSIWNEFRYDYRTALTPMVLIADMERKPVEDDNLFFIQGQVDDATLERANLSKAKTVIVLGDDRLEDTPRDAKVVLTTLTIESMNPSAYTIVELVNDAYIKHCERANADEIIVSSTVSSGLISQAALNHGITKVVCDILNAHYGNRLYKMPVPKSMVDRPFVEALTEIKREHEGIVLAVHQGGPGGEVISNPNEAYLLKDSDSLIVMARDSPNFGRKKKS, encoded by the coding sequence ATGACTAAAAAGAGCCGATCGCTACCATTTACCAAAAAGAGAAAAGCAAGCGATCAATATCTGGGCTATCGAATTGCGGCAATCTGGAAGTTCCTAGAGCGGGAAAATATTCTCAGGCTGCTTTGTATTATTGGGGTGCTGGTAATTATTAGCTCTTTTGCCCTAGCGATCGTAGAGCCAGAAATTTCGATCCATGATGCCTGGTGGTGGAGTGTGGTAACTGTGACCACGGTTGGTTATGGTGACATTTCGCCATCTACACCAGCGGGGCGATTGATTGCGATCTTTTTGATGTTTTTGGGCATTGGCTTGCTGGCCACCTTCAGCGCCACGATCGCCAGCGTTTTGGTTGATAAAAAATTAAAAGAAGAACTAGGCATGAGTCATTGCACCTACGAAAATCATATTGTGCTGTGTGAGTGGAACCACCGGATGCGATCGATCTGGAACGAGTTCCGCTATGACTACCGCACTGCGCTCACGCCGATGGTTTTGATCGCGGACATGGAACGCAAGCCCGTTGAAGATGACAACCTGTTTTTTATCCAAGGTCAGGTGGATGATGCCACCCTGGAGCGAGCCAACCTGAGCAAGGCCAAAACGGTGATTGTGCTGGGTGACGATCGCCTCGAAGATACACCCCGCGATGCCAAGGTAGTGCTCACCACCCTAACGATCGAAAGCATGAACCCCAGCGCCTATACGATCGTAGAGCTGGTAAACGATGCCTATATTAAGCATTGCGAGCGGGCTAATGCCGATGAAATTATTGTCAGTAGCACTGTTAGTAGTGGGTTGATTTCTCAGGCTGCCTTGAATCATGGCATAACTAAGGTGGTTTGCGATATCCTCAATGCCCATTATGGCAATCGTCTCTATAAAATGCCGGTGCCAAAATCCATGGTCGATCGCCCCTTTGTGGAAGCTCTCACCGAGATCAAACGTGAGCATGAAGGGATTGTATTGGCGGTGCATCAGGGCGGCCCTGGCGGTGAAGTGATTTCTAATCCCAATGAAGCTTACTTGCTCAAAGACAGCGATAGTTTAATTGTGATGGCCAGGGATAGTCCTAATTTTGGCAGGAAGAAAAAATCATAG
- a CDS encoding pentapeptide repeat-containing protein, giving the protein MADNQHLALLARGVEDWNNWREANPELRGIDLTMASLSGAKLRKIDLSMANLRGADLHEANLSKAKLKGADLSSTNLHAADLKGADLSDAFLSMANLIGANLYDADLRSADLRGAKLNQADLKYANLTLARFSLANLNQANLSQAKLVAADFSRANLSEANFSGADLGRANMGKVDLSKANLSITILAGADLIGANLTGANLSEANLNRVNLIGANLIGANLHGVDLMGADLMGADLSMTDLTQADLSRTNLMGVVLTKAKINGTRFPEGYSQGLC; this is encoded by the coding sequence ATGGCAGATAACCAACATTTAGCTTTATTGGCACGAGGGGTAGAAGATTGGAATAACTGGCGGGAAGCCAATCCCGAGCTGCGTGGCATAGATCTGACCATGGCTAGTTTAAGTGGCGCTAAATTACGCAAGATTGATCTAAGTATGGCGAATCTGCGTGGCGCAGACCTGCATGAAGCAAATTTGAGCAAGGCAAAATTAAAGGGAGCCGATCTCAGTAGCACTAATTTACATGCTGCCGATCTAAAAGGAGCCGATCTTAGTGATGCTTTTCTCAGCATGGCCAACTTAATTGGTGCCAACCTCTACGATGCTGATTTAAGGAGTGCCGATCTAAGGGGCGCAAAACTCAACCAGGCCGATCTCAAATATGCCAATCTCACCCTGGCGCGGTTTAGTTTAGCCAACCTGAATCAAGCAAACCTGAGTCAGGCTAAGCTAGTTGCTGCCGATTTCAGTCGCGCTAACCTCAGCGAAGCTAACTTTAGTGGTGCTGACTTAGGGCGGGCAAATATGGGCAAGGTGGATTTAAGCAAAGCGAATTTAAGCATCACAATCCTGGCGGGGGCTGATTTAATCGGTGCAAATTTGACCGGCGCTAATCTGAGTGAAGCAAACTTAAATCGAGTTAATTTGATCGGTGCCAACTTAATTGGTGCTAATTTGCATGGAGTTGATCTGATGGGTGCAGATTTAATGGGTGCGGATTTGAGCATGACCGATCTGACCCAGGCGGATTTGAGCCGCACTAATTTAATGGGGGTGGTTTTAACCAAGGCTAAAATCAATGGCACCCGCTTCCCTGAGGGCTATAGCCAAGGTCTCTGCTGA
- the psbF gene encoding cytochrome b559 subunit beta produces MTNSNPNQPVEYPVFTVRWLSIHALGVPTVFFLGAIAAMQFISR; encoded by the coding sequence ATGACAAACAGTAACCCCAATCAACCAGTTGAATATCCCGTGTTTACTGTGCGCTGGTTGTCAATTCATGCCCTCGGCGTACCCACAGTCTTTTTCCTTGGTGCGATCGCGGCAATGCAATTTATTAGCCGTTAA
- a CDS encoding IS630 family transposase, protein MINNWLKSHQPEIQNGQIRVFALDECHTRAGDICGYGWGDRQQRLEVKVDNYRDSQTYFGALDCLNGDLILQSYQSANSSSTIEFVKHLHDISAGAKILLVWDGASYHRSQAFRDFLTQINQGQDWQIHCLRFAPYAPAENPIENIWGQAKQVLRQMHQFCRSFKLTKKLFELFLRYRLFTLPDLSTYSAFSNII, encoded by the coding sequence ATGATTAACAATTGGCTTAAGTCTCATCAACCAGAGATTCAAAACGGACAGATAAGGGTATTTGCACTAGATGAGTGCCATACTCGAGCAGGTGATATTTGTGGGTATGGCTGGGGAGACCGTCAACAGCGGCTGGAGGTCAAAGTTGATAACTACCGAGATAGCCAGACTTATTTTGGCGCCTTAGATTGTCTGAATGGAGATTTAATCTTACAGTCCTATCAAAGTGCTAATAGCTCCTCGACAATTGAATTTGTAAAGCATTTGCACGATATCAGTGCTGGTGCCAAGATATTGCTAGTGTGGGATGGCGCTAGTTATCACCGCTCCCAAGCGTTTCGTGATTTCCTGACCCAAATCAATCAAGGACAGGACTGGCAAATACATTGTCTGCGCTTTGCTCCTTATGCACCGGCAGAGAACCCGATTGAAAATATCTGGGGACAAGCCAAACAGGTGTTACGCCAGATGCATCAATTTTGTCGTTCCTTCAAGCTAACCAAGAAACTATTTGAGCTATTTTTGAGGTACAGATTATTTACATTGCCTGATTTAAGTACCTATAGCGCTTTCTCTAATATCATTTAA
- the cphA gene encoding cyanophycin synthetase, protein MKILKIQTLRGPNRWSIDRHKLVVIRLDLEDALVYREDVLELYDNICADVLPSLKDSALGRSVAEGENIVAAELVQHIALELQRLAGMPVEYSNHRPTVERNVFLVVLEYVHELAGRYAARAAVRLCQSMIEDGVYPDEELKQDLVDLTDLRLDAQLGPSTESIVAEARARNIPYIELGTRAMLQLGFGVHQKRIQATLSNRSSLLGVELACDKEGTKRILRDSGVPVPRGTVISSIKYLDDAIADVGGFPIVVKPLNGNHGRGISIDVRTYIAAEDAFDLAQEVSNEVIIERYHPGRDHRVLVVNSKLVAVSERVPAHVIGDGKATIAELIEITNQDSRRGEGHDNVLTKIELNSTSYDVLQRQGYDLDTIPKAGQTCYLRATANLSTGGIAVDRTDDIHPENVWLAQRVAQIVGLDIAGIDIVTSDITQPLRATDGVIVEVNAAPGFRMHTSPSIGIPRNVAEPVIDMLFANGAPARIPIISITGTNGKTTTTRLTAHIFKQTQQTVGYTTTDGIYVGDWLVEKGDTTGPYSAQVILRDPTVEVAVLETARGGILRSGLGFDGCDVGMVLNVQADHLGIGDIETVEDLADLKSVVAKAVVPSGYAVLNADDPLVSAMAKDLRAQVAYFSMDPENPIVKEHTEQGGLAAVYENGYLSILKGDWTLRIEQAVNVPITLGGRTPFMIQNALAASLAAFVQGVQIEVIRDALNSFVASAKQTPGRMNLFNLGRFHVLLDYAHNPAGYKAIADFINTWNGDRIGVIGAPGDRRDEDFVELGKLSAEMFDRILIKEDNDRRGRNEGEVAALFEQGIKETNPKFTYEVTLDEVEALNSALDRAADGSLIVIFPEKVERAIEIIESRQPPELRQSDEESGSSGSAPESLSNNAIASL, encoded by the coding sequence ATGAAGATCCTCAAAATCCAAACTTTGCGTGGGCCAAATCGTTGGAGCATCGATCGACATAAGTTGGTCGTGATCAGACTGGATCTAGAGGATGCACTGGTCTACCGCGAGGATGTGCTCGAGCTTTATGACAATATCTGTGCTGATGTGTTGCCAAGCCTCAAGGATTCTGCCCTAGGGCGATCGGTAGCCGAGGGCGAAAATATTGTGGCGGCTGAGCTAGTGCAGCATATTGCATTGGAATTGCAGCGGTTGGCAGGGATGCCGGTTGAATATAGCAATCACCGTCCCACGGTGGAGCGCAATGTGTTTCTGGTGGTGCTCGAATATGTCCATGAACTGGCTGGTCGCTATGCTGCCAGAGCGGCGGTGCGGCTTTGCCAAAGCATGATTGAAGATGGAGTTTACCCGGACGAGGAGCTGAAACAGGATTTAGTTGATCTAACCGATCTACGACTGGATGCGCAGCTTGGCCCTAGCACCGAATCGATCGTAGCTGAGGCGAGAGCCAGAAATATTCCCTACATTGAATTGGGCACCAGAGCGATGTTGCAATTGGGATTTGGGGTGCATCAAAAGCGGATTCAAGCTACCCTGAGCAATCGCAGTAGTTTGCTAGGGGTAGAACTGGCCTGCGATAAAGAAGGCACTAAGCGAATTTTGCGCGATTCCGGAGTGCCAGTGCCGCGCGGTACGGTGATCAGCTCAATTAAATATTTAGATGATGCGATCGCCGATGTGGGGGGCTTCCCGATCGTGGTCAAGCCGCTCAACGGTAATCATGGCCGGGGTATTTCGATCGATGTGCGTACCTACATTGCCGCCGAAGATGCCTTTGATTTGGCTCAGGAAGTTTCCAATGAAGTAATTATCGAACGCTATCATCCTGGCCGCGATCATCGGGTGTTGGTGGTAAATAGCAAGCTAGTGGCTGTATCTGAACGGGTGCCTGCCCATGTGATCGGTGATGGTAAAGCAACCATTGCGGAGCTAATTGAGATTACTAATCAAGATTCCCGCCGTGGTGAAGGGCACGATAATGTGCTCACCAAAATTGAACTCAACAGCACCAGCTATGATGTGTTGCAGCGCCAGGGTTATGACCTAGATACGATCCCCAAGGCAGGGCAGACGTGCTATTTGCGGGCAACGGCTAATCTAAGCACTGGTGGGATCGCGGTCGATCGCACCGATGATATTCATCCTGAAAATGTCTGGTTGGCGCAACGGGTCGCCCAGATTGTCGGCTTGGATATTGCTGGTATTGATATTGTCACCTCGGATATTACTCAGCCACTGCGAGCCACCGATGGCGTGATTGTGGAAGTAAACGCAGCGCCGGGATTCAGGATGCACACTTCACCCAGTATTGGCATTCCCCGTAATGTGGCCGAACCTGTGATCGATATGCTGTTTGCCAACGGTGCGCCTGCGCGGATTCCGATTATTTCAATTACTGGCACTAACGGCAAAACTACCACCACCCGATTGACGGCGCATATTTTCAAGCAAACTCAGCAAACCGTTGGCTATACCACCACCGATGGCATTTATGTGGGCGATTGGCTGGTGGAGAAAGGCGATACCACTGGCCCTTATAGTGCTCAAGTGATTTTACGCGATCCCACCGTGGAAGTGGCTGTCCTGGAAACCGCCAGGGGTGGCATTTTGCGATCGGGCTTAGGGTTTGATGGCTGCGATGTGGGTATGGTGCTAAATGTTCAGGCCGATCATCTGGGTATTGGTGATATTGAAACCGTAGAGGATCTGGCCGATCTCAAAAGTGTGGTGGCCAAAGCCGTTGTGCCCAGTGGCTATGCGGTGCTGAATGCTGATGATCCCCTTGTTTCAGCGATGGCCAAAGACCTGAGGGCGCAGGTGGCTTACTTCTCGATGGACCCAGAAAACCCGATCGTTAAGGAGCACACCGAGCAGGGTGGTTTGGCTGCAGTATATGAAAATGGTTATCTCTCGATCCTCAAGGGCGATTGGACGCTGCGGATCGAACAGGCGGTGAATGTACCGATTACCCTCGGTGGCCGCACCCCATTTATGATTCAAAATGCCCTGGCTGCCAGCCTCGCTGCCTTTGTGCAAGGGGTGCAAATTGAAGTGATTCGAGATGCCCTCAATAGCTTTGTGGCTTCGGCCAAGCAAACGCCAGGGCGGATGAATTTATTTAATCTGGGCAGATTCCATGTGTTGCTCGATTATGCCCACAATCCAGCCGGATATAAGGCGATCGCTGATTTTATTAATACCTGGAATGGCGATCGAATTGGTGTAATTGGTGCACCGGGCGATCGGCGTGATGAAGATTTTGTGGAGTTGGGCAAGCTGTCGGCAGAAATGTTCGATCGCATTTTGATCAAAGAAGATAACGATCGGCGGGGTCGGAATGAAGGTGAGGTTGCGGCTCTGTTTGAGCAAGGGATTAAGGAAACTAATCCCAAGTTTACCTACGAAGTAACTCTTGATGAAGTGGAAGCGCTTAATAGTGCCCTTGATCGGGCGGCGGATGGATCCTTGATTGTGATCTTCCCGGAAAAAGTGGAACGGGCGATCGAAATTATTGAATCCCGCCAGCCCCCTGAACTCCGTCAAAGTGATGAGGAATCTGGTTCTAGTGGTTCTGCACCGGAATCTTTGTCCAACAATGCGATCGCTTCGCTTTAG
- a CDS encoding response regulator, which translates to MNFDLRNCTEELLDLIALQAHRKQLELTFLIDDNVPTKLEGDLVRLSQVLTLLLIKAIEVLSEGEIKMRIQLLETTASIVKLEFTVAHSNIFLSDQDQDEIAEFLAQADGWGSEANEQGDLAQDFTTIGTDLAICRSLVQMMAGTMELKTTGSDPETAYCFSAAFNLPDQQTAIAPQADLTGLKLLIVSENASTRAVLSQHAQKWQIKADEVVNSAMAMNALRQAVGEGKPYQIAIIDMQMSVLSGAVLGRTILADASLSNTKLVIACFATQQQESKKLCQQGFAAVLVKPIKQLPLLHALVEAGANLRATNKSNTRAIASTQPQSPIDKIDKKEDTNQLDQANQLNQSDQPITASQPTDLAANPDGAASLPGQQLIDVDHLIKLCEGNRTVINKMLKQFIEDLPHSITALQEAIAQQDFFIIQQNAHFIKGSSATIGMHQVRQRAEQIELEAKTQQTQESNQLIAEIVNITTNLLTQQATVLEEINTKLAVIDSNNDSASSASTNHTADLATGQKQLTVLVVDDDRMTLTLVADSLAKLPNCNIVTANNGKEAWQHLSSTRFDAIVSDWSMPDMSGIVLCQRIKFYPQLPSAAAPFILLTAYSNAEYKKIARDAGVDDFLVKPVDPDALRRMVSLWVAN; encoded by the coding sequence ATGAATTTTGACCTGCGCAACTGCACGGAAGAGCTTTTAGATCTAATCGCATTACAGGCACACCGTAAGCAGCTTGAGCTGACTTTTTTAATTGATGACAACGTGCCCACCAAACTAGAAGGGGATTTGGTGCGCCTATCGCAAGTGCTCACACTGCTATTGATCAAGGCGATCGAGGTTCTCAGTGAGGGTGAAATTAAAATGCGGATTCAACTACTAGAAACCACTGCCTCAATCGTAAAGCTAGAGTTTACTGTAGCCCATAGTAATATCTTTTTAAGCGATCAAGACCAAGATGAAATCGCTGAATTCTTGGCTCAGGCTGATGGTTGGGGCAGTGAGGCGAACGAACAGGGCGATCTTGCTCAGGATTTCACTACAATCGGTACGGATCTAGCGATATGCCGATCGCTGGTACAGATGATGGCCGGCACAATGGAACTAAAAACAACGGGGAGCGATCCAGAAACAGCCTACTGTTTTAGTGCGGCGTTTAATCTACCCGATCAACAAACTGCGATCGCCCCCCAGGCAGATCTGACTGGCCTCAAGCTCCTAATTGTTTCCGAAAATGCCTCCACCCGTGCTGTTTTGAGCCAACATGCCCAAAAGTGGCAAATTAAAGCGGATGAAGTAGTTAACTCGGCCATGGCGATGAATGCCCTCAGGCAAGCAGTCGGTGAAGGGAAACCCTATCAGATTGCCATTATTGATATGCAAATGTCGGTACTCAGTGGAGCGGTGCTGGGAAGAACAATTCTGGCCGATGCCTCGCTCAGTAATACCAAGCTGGTAATTGCCTGTTTTGCGACCCAGCAGCAAGAGAGTAAAAAACTCTGCCAACAAGGTTTTGCCGCCGTATTGGTCAAACCAATTAAGCAGCTACCGCTATTGCATGCCCTGGTAGAAGCAGGAGCCAACCTCAGAGCCACCAATAAATCAAACACACGGGCGATCGCATCAACCCAGCCTCAATCTCCGATCGATAAGATCGATAAGAAGGAAGACACTAATCAACTAGATCAAGCTAATCAACTGAATCAGTCAGATCAGCCCATTACAGCCAGCCAACCAACCGATCTAGCTGCTAATCCAGATGGCGCTGCTTCATTACCAGGACAGCAACTGATCGATGTCGATCACTTGATCAAGCTGTGTGAGGGTAATCGCACCGTCATAAATAAGATGCTCAAGCAGTTTATTGAGGATCTACCCCATAGTATTACTGCCCTCCAGGAGGCGATCGCCCAGCAAGACTTTTTTATAATTCAGCAAAATGCTCACTTCATCAAAGGCTCTAGCGCCACGATTGGTATGCACCAGGTGCGGCAACGTGCCGAACAAATTGAACTGGAGGCCAAAACCCAGCAAACCCAGGAAAGCAATCAATTAATCGCTGAAATTGTTAATATCACTACCAATTTACTGACCCAGCAAGCCACAGTTTTAGAGGAGATCAACACTAAGTTAGCAGTAATAGATAGTAATAATGATTCTGCTAGCTCAGCCTCAACCAATCACACAGCAGATCTGGCCACTGGCCAAAAGCAGCTCACTGTTCTGGTGGTAGATGACGATCGGATGACCTTGACCCTGGTGGCTGATAGTTTGGCAAAGCTGCCCAATTGTAATATTGTGACGGCGAATAATGGCAAAGAGGCATGGCAACACCTTAGCTCTACTAGGTTTGATGCGATCGTCAGCGATTGGTCAATGCCAGATATGTCAGGGATTGTGCTATGTCAGCGGATTAAGTTCTATCCCCAATTGCCTTCCGCTGCTGCACCATTCATTTTGTTGACGGCTTATTCTAATGCTGAATATAAAAAGATCGCCCGTGATGCAGGTGTAGATGATTTTCTGGTTAAGCCAGTTGACCCGGACGCGCTCAGACGCATGGTTAGCTTGTGGGTAGCAAATTAG
- a CDS encoding photosystem II reaction center protein L — protein MPEKNPNSQPVELNRTSLYLGLLLIFVTALLFASYFIN, from the coding sequence ATGCCTGAGAAAAATCCGAACTCCCAGCCAGTAGAACTTAATCGCACATCCCTATATCTTGGGTTGCTGCTCATTTTTGTAACTGCTTTGCTATTTGCCAGTTATTTCATCAACTAA
- the eis gene encoding GNAT family N-acetyltransferase, with protein sequence MEIRKITAAERSQILDGYDYAFYEWQEDLLPNPVEPASLAIVEPDEILAAIIDNKIGASLRVHDFHQSIRGEVRPIGGIGGVWVYPEHRNRGVVRRLLQVAFAQMHRAGQVASMLIPFKPSFYGKFGYVVTNANLEVTLPIAAFLPYLEQGKKLEQSGNPNDLENLEHNWQWQRVKASESWPEFLDFMIKVAPKQHHGLIIPSEMPAPQWRSRLQKRQCILIRHAGELVAAAHYEINSDFRATNEQRLINIPDLYWSDLAARDMLFSFIARHREQVFSVKLNLPLGTNFQPWFGDVPTPLQVEISRNPYMVRVIDVVGAIANLPASMAGKLTIEVSDQFCDWNQGIYQIWADQGRLRCDRLAKDIKDIAAADVIASIEGISALVYGTLPIKALEHKGWVRINNPAVRDLITAWFPAIPLYNTVRF encoded by the coding sequence ATGGAAATCAGGAAAATCACCGCCGCTGAGCGTAGCCAAATACTGGACGGCTATGACTATGCTTTTTATGAATGGCAAGAAGACCTGCTACCAAATCCGGTTGAACCAGCAAGTTTAGCGATCGTCGAGCCGGATGAGATTCTGGCCGCTATTATTGACAACAAAATCGGCGCATCATTGCGGGTACATGATTTCCACCAATCGATCCGTGGTGAAGTTAGGCCGATCGGTGGGATCGGTGGCGTGTGGGTCTATCCTGAACATCGCAATCGGGGGGTGGTGCGGCGATTGCTCCAGGTAGCTTTTGCGCAAATGCATAGGGCAGGGCAGGTGGCGAGTATGCTGATTCCCTTTAAGCCCAGTTTCTATGGCAAGTTTGGCTATGTGGTGACCAATGCCAACTTAGAAGTTACTTTGCCGATCGCGGCGTTTTTGCCCTATTTAGAACAAGGTAAAAAGTTGGAGCAGTCTGGAAATCCAAATGATTTAGAGAATTTAGAGCATAATTGGCAATGGCAACGGGTCAAGGCCAGTGAGTCATGGCCTGAATTTTTGGATTTTATGATCAAGGTTGCCCCTAAACAGCATCATGGCCTTATTATCCCCTCAGAAATGCCAGCACCCCAATGGCGATCGCGGTTGCAAAAACGCCAATGTATTTTAATTCGTCATGCGGGAGAATTGGTGGCAGCGGCGCATTATGAAATCAATAGCGATTTTCGGGCTACTAACGAGCAGCGCTTGATCAATATCCCTGATCTGTACTGGTCGGATTTGGCCGCCAGGGATATGCTGTTTAGCTTCATTGCCCGTCACCGTGAGCAAGTTTTTTCCGTCAAGCTCAATTTACCGCTTGGGACAAATTTTCAGCCCTGGTTTGGCGATGTACCCACGCCGCTGCAAGTAGAAATTAGCCGTAATCCTTATATGGTGAGGGTGATCGATGTGGTGGGGGCGATCGCAAATCTACCGGCATCTATGGCTGGCAAGCTGACGATCGAAGTTAGTGATCAATTTTGTGATTGGAATCAGGGAATTTATCAAATTTGGGCAGATCAGGGGCGATTGCGGTGCGATCGCTTAGCCAAGGACATAAAGGATATAGCAGCAGCAGATGTGATTGCATCGATCGAGGGGATCTCGGCGTTGGTCTATGGCACTTTACCCATCAAAGCGCTAGAACATAAAGGATGGGTGAGAATCAACAACCCAGCCGTGCGCGATCTAATTACAGCCTGGTTCCCCGCGATCCCGCTCTATAACACGGTTCGCTTTTAA
- a CDS encoding helix-turn-helix domain-containing protein — MPLEEFIASNPDPREMKRALAVQMRLKEMKHHEIQPILGVSSNYISRWERKYREQGIAGLRLGHKGSAGFLSKVERQAVVEWIAQERQRTVSEVVEHIAQNYGVIYRSVQSYYDLLKSAGMSWHKGRKKAPGMMHLWCTSITK; from the coding sequence ATGCCCCTAGAAGAATTTATCGCCAGTAACCCAGACCCGCGCGAGATGAAACGCGCATTAGCAGTACAAATGCGTCTTAAGGAGATGAAACACCATGAAATTCAACCAATCCTAGGCGTGAGTTCAAACTATATCAGCCGCTGGGAGAGAAAGTATAGAGAGCAAGGCATAGCAGGTTTGAGGCTAGGCCATAAAGGCAGTGCGGGCTTTTTGAGTAAGGTAGAGCGTCAGGCGGTAGTTGAATGGATCGCTCAAGAAAGGCAACGTACAGTATCTGAAGTAGTTGAACATATAGCCCAGAACTATGGAGTGATATACCGTTCGGTGCAAAGCTATTACGATTTGCTCAAAAGTGCTGGCATGAGTTGGCATAAGGGGAGAAAAAAAGCCCCAGGTATGATGCATCTGTGGTGCACGAGCATAACCAAATGA